The Plasmodium cynomolgi strain B DNA, chromosome 5, whole genome shotgun sequence genome segment ACAATGACGAAGTTATTTTCGTTTATTCTGTGCGGGGTGATCTCCTCGTCTACGTCTTGGGGGAGGTTCGCTTCTCCCTCGTCGAAGTGCACATCCATTTcgtacacaattttgttactAAGGCTGAACTGCCTCTGATGAAGCGCGCGTAGGGGtttctttccccccgttCCCCCTTGACCAGCATCGTCACCCGCGTTGCCACCCGCGTTGCCAACCGCTTCTCCATCGTTGTGGCCATTCTCCACGCAGAACGCCGTGCCATCCCCCGCCTCTCCCCTGTCAACATTTCTTTCCAAATTTGAGAAggcctcctcttcttcttcttccacctCCCCAGGAAGCTctgttccccccccttcagTATCCCTACTGGTACGTATGACCTGGTCATAATTAAACGTGAGGCTAATATCTTCATCCTTTAATATGTCAATCGATTGAATAAACAAACATGTCAGCACCTGGTTGTACTCCTTTGGACACATATTGTGAAACgcttcaaaatattttatttttcgttgAAGATTCTTCTTTACCAATTTGCTATAATTCTTTATTagtttttttaccttcttaATGTCCCCATCTACAAACTTGTCGTAAATTTcgtaaagtaaattattgtATGCGTAAATGTTTCCAAAATGTAGTGATGATATGTGTTTGTGGACAAAGGGGGAGATGTCCTTCACATGATTTATTTCCTCCATGATGATATTACTGTTTTTACTTATCAATTCAAATTGTTTGTAATAGTCTTCCTTGCTAAACTTTTTTCTCACACATTTGTCTCCTTCGTTCTCTTGGGTTTCCTTCTCGGGGGCGTTTTGAGTACCCCTCTGtatcgttcgttcgttctcatttgggggggttTTCACCTCTATTTCGTCCTTTTGAcggttttcctttttttttttccttttcttttgctttagATTTTGACTttgattttcctttccattttgcttttcctttacattttgattttcctttccattttgcttttcctttccattttgattttcctttccattttgcttttcctttccattttgattttcctttccattttgattttcctttccattttgattttcctttccattttgattttcctttccattttgattttcctttccattttgattttcatttttttttttttttcttttcgttccTCCACTGGGGGGATCCAATTGGGGGATTCTCCCATGAGCGTCCCCCCCTCGCGCTTCTCCCCATCACCTTTcggtttttccctttcgccCTTTTCCCttggtgcattttttttctttcttttgttttttttttctccaactaCACTTTCGTTAGTGCTCTTCTCGCTTGGTTCCAAGGGAGCGATCTTTGTGTCCAATTCTCCCACCTTGGTAATAACTCCTGATTGTACATTCGGGTCTATGTGCAGCTCCTCCCTTATGGGGCTACATATCCCCCCATCAAGACCGTTATCCACTCCTTGGCTCACCTTCACCTCAGAAGTGTGACCACATTGGGTATTTTCGCACAGCTGTGGAGGGGGGTCGTGCCTCTGTACATTAGCACCATCTAAAGGtgcctccccatttggggttataactttttctgcttctcccctttgggtACCCCCCCTGGTGATATCAACACCCTTGTCACTGCCATACACGGAGGACCTTTCTACCAACTttgaaaaaacggaaaagctTTTCTTGTTGATGAGAAGCTTCCCCTTAAAACTGAAGTGAGTAGGAGGACAAACCTTCGGTTTTAGGTAAATCCATTTAGTGACATAATAAGTTTGTAAAACTGCTTGAagtcttttcctcctttgcaTCATTCGAGTAGGTATATGTAATTCCCCTTTTATTATCTTTCCTATTTCTTCttgttaaaagggggaaaaaaaagatgattaCAGTCCGCAGCCTGGGATCACATATAAGTATGCACATTTCACAATTCTGCGCCTCCCTTTCGTGCTTTTCTACATGGAGGCAGCGGCAGCTGAGCAAAACAGATGCATTCGTTTTTGCGACAGCTTGGgaattcttccttttcggATCCTCAGAAGAACAAACTGAGTCTGCAATCCGGTTGGTACATTTCGCAAAACTTGTTTTTGAATTccttgggatttttttttttttttttctacatttgtGGACTTGTCATCCGTAAATATTCCGCCCCCTTTTCTAGCACTGCATTTGGAATGTAAAGCAGGTGCTGTTATTCTGCTCTCTTCATTTGGTCATTCGttcatttattaattttgtcacCTTTTGTCATCTtttgtcattctttttttttttttttttttttgccttctaAACGGTTCCATTACATGTACAAGTAAATGGCGCCCACCCTCTGCTGGAAGAACGAAATGCAGCGAGTCCTTTGGTTGAAATTGCCGCTATTCAGAACGCCCCAAAGGAGAAAGTGAACCAATTTGGAGCGAGCCCATTTTGACGACGGCGCTCTTTGCCAGCAGGTGCGATTTGGCCCCCCGGGATTGCCCCACGTTCGGCATCCATACGTAAAAATCTATATATACATCTATTTATATCTACATCTATTTATATCTACATCTATATAAATAGATGTACCTATAGATAGATGCACATGCGCGGATGCTTATCCGAGGGCCACTCGGCCTTCTCCCGTTCACGCacgtttcccccttttggggggCATGACCCTCCCCCCCATTCATGTTACATGGCCGAATTTCACCTTGTGGTACGCCGTTTTGaaggccccttttttttaacatcatCATAAGGGGCAAATTGCGGAAAGTTAAAAACGCGGGACCAGCCCCCGCGCACATCCAGGTAAGCACATACACGAAACGTACACTTAAGCTACATAATCAGGGAGCGTGTATACATGTATGGTTGCTTTACAGAAATATGCAAAAGAGACGGTggcgaaaaatggggaataccaaaacaagaaaaaataacgagaaaaaaaaaaaaattgtcgcACTTTACAAATCGCATTTTGTGAAGAATGCGATCTTCATATGCTTCTATGTTTATATACGTGGTACACATACTTGCACCTGCGTAGAAATGACGGAAATGCTGGACGTGGAAACGGCGGTCGGGGAATCATCCGGTTATGTCCTCCCGCTTTCCGCTGATAAGAGCGTACACGAGTGTTCTCACTTGATTGGGTGAAATTTggggatgcaaaaatggcaaacGGTGAGTTAGCTGGGGAGGGGTAGAACACTATTTTACGCATCCACCAAGGTGTGCTTCCACGAAGGTGTACTTCCTCCTGCGTGTGATTCCACGAAGGTGCACTTCCTCCTGCGTTTACTTCCACCAGAGTGTACTTCCACCCCGCGCGCAGATGTGGCCACAAATCAAACCTCCGAAGGCGCCCCGTCTTCCCCCTCTAACTTGAGCTTGTTAAGCTTTTTGCTGCCCAATTTGgcctcaaaatggagacCTGCATTCTTAGCAAAGCCGATGGCCTTCACCAAATCGTCTTCATTCGTTGCTGTGCGCAGCAAACCCCTAATCTTTTCGTCCTTAGCAAATTTgtagcccttttttttattgttcatATTACCTCTCTTGTTTCTGTTTTTTGTGTGGTACCCGTCCGCCACGTTGGGCAAATTTTGAGGCTCGCAATGGGGGGGGACTCCACCCTTGAAACTCTGCGTATAAGACCCGGACGCCATGTTTTGAAAGAAGCTTTTGTTTCCTGCGCCTTTTTCTTGGTTGCTATTTCCAGCGAAGTGGTTTCCCTTGGCTGTGAAGGGCGCGTTATTATTCGCTTCGTAGTTGTAGTTTCCGCTGGTGTAGTTTCCGCTGGTGTAGTTTCCGCTGGCGTAGTTTCCGCTGGCGTACGTACCGCTCGCATAGTTTCCACCGTTATAGTTGTGACCTCCGTAGTTGAAGCTCCCCCCCGCGTAGTCGTAATTTCCACTAGCGTAGCCGTAATTTCCCGCCGAGTAGCCATAGTTATTGCCTCCAAAATTGTTGTGGCTGTTCCCGCTGTTCCCGCCGTACCCACCGTTACTGCCTCCGTACCCACCGTTACTGCCTCCGTACCCTCCGTTACTGCCTCCGTACCCACCATTGCTACCGCCGTACCCACCATTGCTGCCGCCGTACACACCATTGCTGCCGCCGTACACACCGTTATCATTCGTGGCGACATGATTCATGTTATCCCCCAGCCAGCGcgactttttcttcttccgaATCGAACCCGCATTCAAGGTAGAAgagtacatataaaaatccGTTACTACCATGTCATCCGTGTCGTGATAAATATtcccctcattttttttactgtaaGCATTCGTGCCACTACTTTGAAAGTACTCATTCCTCAAGCTGTTTTGCTCATTCTGTAGTAAAAGCATCCCCCCAGAAATTTCACCCATATCTTGCGGATTAAAGTATTGGAAATTATTTGCCGATTTTgaggggaaattttttttcgggaaatttttcacaacgtttatgttatttttgt includes the following:
- a CDS encoding hypothetical protein (putative), translated to MQRRKRLQAVLQTYYVTKWIYLKPKVCPPTHFSFKGKLLINKKSFSVFSKLVERSSVYGSDKGVDITRGGTQRGEAEKVITPNGEAPLDGANVQRHDPPPQLCENTQCGHTSEVKVSQGVDNGLDGGICSPIREELHIDPNVQSGVITKVGELDTKIAPLEPSEKSTNESVVGEKKNKRKKKNAPREKGEREKPKGTKRKKKKNENQNGKENQNGKENQNGKENQNGKENQNGKENQNGKEKQNGKENQNGKEKQNGKENQNVKEKQNGKENQSQNLKQKKRKKKKENRQKDEIEVKTPPNENERTIQRGTQNAPEKETQENEGDKCVRKKFSKEDYYKQFELISKNSNIIMEEINHVKDISPFVHKHISSLHFGNIYAYNNLLYEIYDKFVDGDIKKVKKLIKNYSKLVKKNLQRKIKYFEAFHNMCPKEYNQVLTCLFIQSIDILKDEDISLTFNYDQVIRTSRDTEGGGTELPGEVEEEEEEAFSNLERNVDRGEAGDGTAFCVENGHNDGEAVGNAGGNAGDDAGQGGTGGKKPLRALHQRQFSLSNKIVYEMDVHFDEGEANLPQDVDEEITPHRINENNFVIVYNLPIINYDLLRAELKEAFSFCGEIKSMEFFSDRLKTVDINALNDQAEIESSQNVRSVKSKKVGSTRSGNAKGGGKNNQPRCSSGTKIHNSFNLNSNTQLYAIIEFFEEKSATLATSEFLRIFGIFCFNKLVYVDKCVNKKIMIITHLPFHLNIYNIFYLLLNASLLKLGILSGGGEGKGASKLSVSKGGNCGEVDEPLGNSNHPGVTSESSKPISEQNRKRRCEICLRNSNIRIEGCDSIFGEAHGMSSRDVYDYICEISKKNFLQFKKKKNIKLEAWTNDDDSGTEGKNNNFESFADFYQNQNKKMKTRKVNVHNNGRILILHFDSFKYLYDCLKKFKHIFGKKNHMIFSVNLRRCIYRNGAIRDCVQIKDGRIGRGLNVKA
- a CDS encoding hypothetical protein (putative); translation: MYSSTLNAGSIRKKKKSRWLGDNMNHVATNDNGVYGGSNGVYGGSNGGYGGSNGGYGGSNGGYGGSNGGYGGSNGGYGGNSGNSHNNFGGNNYGYSAGNYGYASGNYDYAGGSFNYGGHNYNGGNYASGTYASGNYASGNYTSGNYTSGNYNYEANNNAPFTAKGNHFAGNSNQEKGAGNKSFFQNMASGSYTQSFKGGVPPHCEPQNLPNVADGYHTKNRNKRGNMNNKKKGYKFAKDEKIRGLLRTATNEDDLVKAIGFAKNAGLHFEAKLGSKKLNKLKLEGEDGAPSEV